In Paraburkholderia sp. BL23I1N1, a genomic segment contains:
- a CDS encoding heme biosynthesis protein HemY: MAIRGLLWLALLFAIAVVLAVVGRFDMGQVLLIYPPYRVDLSLNLFVVGLVVLFIMLYALLRIVRNIWRMPQRVAAYRARSRVAKAHAALRDAIGNLYAGRFSRAEKAAKDSLTNGDNKGAAGLIAATAAHRMREYARRDEWLAQIDEADWQDARLMATADMRADGRDADGALTALTEMQSQGARRIHAQQIMLRAQQQLKNWGEVLKLVKTLEKREAIHPAVAVRLRQLAAENLLRDRRHNADALLELWSSLSATERHSPRLADLAAELLVSLNRPQEARKIVEEALAQNWDARLLRRYPDTTGGDALPLIQKAEGWQKDRPEDADLMFALGRLCLHQQLWGKAQSFLERALKLADNETLKIRSHRALARLHEQLGDSDKASQHYRESALAMNIV, encoded by the coding sequence ATGGCAATCCGGGGACTTCTATGGCTCGCGTTGCTGTTCGCCATCGCGGTGGTGCTGGCGGTGGTCGGGCGCTTCGACATGGGGCAGGTGCTGCTGATCTATCCGCCGTATCGCGTCGACCTCTCGCTGAATCTGTTCGTGGTCGGGCTGGTGGTGCTGTTCATCATGCTGTACGCGCTGCTGCGCATCGTGCGCAATATCTGGCGCATGCCGCAGCGCGTGGCGGCCTATCGCGCTCGCTCGCGGGTCGCGAAGGCGCACGCCGCATTGCGCGACGCGATCGGCAATCTGTATGCCGGGCGTTTCTCGCGCGCTGAAAAAGCCGCGAAAGATTCGCTCACGAATGGCGACAACAAGGGCGCGGCCGGTTTGATCGCGGCCACCGCAGCGCACCGCATGCGTGAATACGCGCGGCGCGACGAATGGCTCGCCCAGATCGACGAAGCCGACTGGCAGGACGCACGCCTGATGGCCACCGCCGACATGCGCGCCGATGGCCGTGACGCGGACGGCGCGCTGACCGCGCTCACCGAAATGCAATCGCAGGGCGCGCGGCGCATTCACGCGCAGCAGATCATGTTGCGCGCGCAACAGCAATTGAAGAACTGGGGCGAAGTGCTCAAGCTCGTCAAGACACTGGAAAAGCGCGAAGCGATCCATCCGGCGGTAGCGGTGCGCCTGCGTCAGCTCGCAGCGGAAAACCTGCTGCGCGACCGGCGTCACAATGCTGATGCGCTGCTGGAGTTGTGGAGTTCGCTGTCGGCCACGGAGCGTCATTCGCCGCGTCTCGCCGATCTCGCCGCCGAACTGCTGGTGTCGCTGAATCGTCCGCAGGAAGCACGCAAGATCGTGGAAGAAGCGTTGGCGCAGAACTGGGACGCGCGTCTGTTGCGGCGTTATCCGGATACGACCGGAGGCGACGCGTTGCCGCTGATCCAGAAGGCCGAAGGGTGGCAGAAGGATCGCCCGGAAGACGCGGACTTGATGTTCGCCTTGGGCCGTTTGTGTTTGCATCAGCAGTTGTGGGGCAAGGCGCAATCGTTCCTCGAGCGCGCGCTGAAACTGGCCGACAACGAGACGCTGAAGATTCGTTCGCATCGCGCGTTGGCGCGTTTGCATGAACAGCTTGGCGATTCCGACAAGGCGAGCCAGCACTATCGTGAGAGCGCGTTGGCGATGAATATCGTTTGA
- the hemC gene encoding hydroxymethylbilane synthase produces the protein MNTETFFAPPHTLVIASRESRLAMWQAEHVRCALHKLYPSCDVKILGMTTRGDQILDRTLSKVGGKGLFVKELEAALADGRADLAVHSLKDVPMELPAGFALSTIMEREDPRDALVSNDYDSLAALPAGAVVGTSSLRREAMLRMRYPHLVVRPLRGNLDTRLSKLDRGDYAAIILAAAGLKRLGLGERIRALLDPEDSLPAAGQGALGIEIRADRADLAAWLAPLHHEHTAAAVEAERMVSRALGGSCEVPLAAYATWHDGALHLRGIVATPDGQRVLSAQASAPAPTVEHAVALGREVANALEQQGAMEIVRALSTASGPAAASADGASDSAATGE, from the coding sequence ATGAACACCGAGACGTTTTTTGCGCCACCCCACACGCTTGTGATTGCGTCGCGAGAAAGCCGCCTTGCCATGTGGCAAGCGGAGCATGTGCGATGTGCGCTGCACAAATTATATCCATCTTGTGACGTAAAAATCCTCGGAATGACGACACGTGGGGATCAAATTCTCGATCGCACTTTGTCGAAGGTTGGTGGTAAGGGCCTTTTCGTCAAGGAACTGGAAGCGGCGCTGGCCGACGGCCGCGCCGATCTGGCCGTGCACTCGCTCAAAGACGTGCCGATGGAATTGCCCGCGGGCTTTGCGCTGTCCACCATCATGGAGCGCGAAGATCCGCGCGACGCGCTCGTCTCCAACGATTACGACTCGCTAGCCGCGCTGCCGGCCGGCGCCGTGGTCGGCACCTCCAGCCTGCGCCGCGAGGCCATGCTGCGCATGCGTTACCCGCATCTCGTGGTGCGGCCGCTGCGCGGCAATCTGGACACACGTCTGTCGAAACTTGATCGCGGCGACTACGCGGCGATCATTCTGGCGGCGGCCGGTTTGAAGCGTTTGGGTCTCGGCGAGCGCATCCGCGCGCTGCTCGATCCCGAAGACAGCTTGCCCGCAGCCGGTCAGGGCGCGCTCGGCATCGAGATTCGCGCCGATCGCGCGGACCTCGCCGCATGGCTCGCGCCGCTGCATCACGAACATACGGCCGCGGCCGTCGAAGCGGAGCGGATGGTGTCGCGCGCCCTCGGCGGCAGTTGCGAAGTGCCGCTCGCGGCCTATGCAACCTGGCACGACGGCGCGCTGCATTTGCGCGGCATCGTCGCTACGCCTGACGGCCAGCGTGTCCTGAGCGCGCAGGCATCGGCGCCGGCGCCCACCGTCGAACATGCTGTTGCGCTCGGCCGGGAAGTGGCGAACGCGCTCGAACAGCAAGGCGCAATGGAGATCGTTCGTGCGCTGAGCACGGCCAGCGGTCCCGCGGCAGCGTCAGCCGACGGCGCGTCGGACAGTGCGGCGACCGGCGAGTGA
- the hemDX gene encoding fused uroporphyrinogen-III synthase HemD/membrane protein HemX, with product MAADIPGNASSPVGKAAFTVVITRPAGQSNELIAQLAAADVAVLDFPLIDIAPVTDEAPLRAALASLERYALVVFVSPNAVDHAFARSDAIWPHALPIGVVGPGSVQALARHGVTAPAYKVISPPSVSDDDTARFDSEGLFAAIDTALGAASLEGKRVLIVRGDGGREWLADRLREAGAEVETVAAYRRLVPEPSIGGWARVHTLLAGEPHAWLLTSSEGVRNLHELAQEHLTADEIAQLKHANLVTPHPRIAQTARALGFDSITVSGAGDDRIARALLAAVPTVVQPVPSNPALSPAKSRMTETNASTTASPQPAASTALPPNPPFTPYEAQKRRSASGPLLWFVVVVIACAAGVGGYALNRKVERTEQHLAQRQQANDTQTNELRIKTDQALASVHQSDAQVAQLEGKLADAQTAQQALQQQYTDLARNRDDWTMAEVGQMLSAASQQLQLTGNTQLALFALQSADTRLAASDSPQAVTVRKAIAQDINKLKAAPSTDLTGMAIKLDNAIDQVDALPLSGEAPIAHVTPKAATWADTAKVAAATGEPRWKVWWREVTTGIGQQLTSLVQVRRIDNADAMLVTPDQGYFVRENLKLRLLSARLALLSRNQTTLKSDLQAAQAALTRYFDGTSKKTQTVSDLVKQVDAGSAAVELPNLNTSLQAVNQYRSRG from the coding sequence ATGGCGGCCGATATCCCGGGCAACGCATCCTCACCCGTCGGCAAGGCGGCGTTCACGGTTGTGATTACGCGACCGGCCGGTCAGTCGAACGAATTGATCGCGCAACTCGCAGCAGCAGACGTCGCGGTGCTCGACTTTCCGCTGATCGACATCGCCCCTGTCACTGACGAAGCGCCGTTGCGCGCCGCGCTGGCTTCACTGGAACGCTACGCACTGGTGGTATTCGTCTCGCCCAATGCGGTCGATCACGCGTTTGCCCGCAGCGATGCGATCTGGCCGCATGCGCTGCCGATCGGCGTAGTCGGGCCGGGCAGTGTGCAGGCGCTGGCGCGCCACGGCGTCACCGCGCCGGCGTACAAGGTGATCAGCCCGCCGTCCGTATCCGATGACGATACCGCGCGCTTCGATTCCGAAGGCCTGTTCGCGGCAATCGATACCGCGCTCGGCGCGGCGAGCCTCGAGGGCAAGCGCGTCCTGATCGTGCGCGGCGACGGCGGCCGCGAATGGCTGGCCGACCGTTTGCGCGAAGCGGGTGCCGAAGTCGAAACCGTCGCGGCCTATCGCCGCCTCGTGCCGGAACCGTCGATCGGCGGCTGGGCGCGTGTGCACACACTGCTTGCCGGCGAGCCGCACGCCTGGCTGCTCACCAGTTCGGAGGGCGTGCGCAATCTGCATGAACTCGCGCAGGAGCATCTGACCGCAGACGAAATCGCGCAACTGAAGCACGCCAACCTGGTTACGCCGCATCCCCGTATCGCGCAGACCGCGCGGGCATTGGGTTTTGATAGCATTACGGTGTCCGGCGCGGGCGATGATCGCATTGCCCGCGCCTTGCTTGCTGCCGTGCCGACCGTAGTTCAACCGGTACCGTCCAACCCGGCTCTTTCACCGGCTAAATCACGCATGACTGAAACGAACGCATCCACGACCGCTTCACCCCAGCCGGCCGCAAGCACTGCCTTGCCGCCGAATCCACCCTTCACGCCCTACGAAGCGCAAAAGCGCCGCAGCGCGAGCGGACCGCTGCTGTGGTTTGTCGTTGTGGTCATCGCTTGCGCGGCGGGCGTGGGCGGCTATGCGCTCAATCGCAAGGTGGAACGCACCGAGCAGCACCTCGCGCAACGCCAGCAGGCGAACGACACGCAGACCAACGAATTGCGCATCAAGACCGATCAGGCGCTGGCCTCGGTGCATCAATCGGATGCGCAGGTCGCGCAACTCGAAGGCAAGCTCGCCGATGCGCAAACCGCGCAGCAGGCGCTGCAGCAGCAATACACCGATCTCGCGCGCAATCGCGACGACTGGACGATGGCTGAAGTCGGCCAGATGCTCTCGGCCGCGAGCCAGCAATTGCAGCTCACCGGCAATACGCAACTCGCGCTATTCGCGCTGCAAAGCGCGGACACGCGTCTTGCCGCCTCGGATAGCCCGCAGGCCGTTACCGTGCGCAAAGCGATCGCGCAAGATATCAACAAGCTGAAGGCCGCGCCGTCCACGGATCTGACGGGCATGGCGATCAAGCTCGATAACGCGATCGACCAGGTCGACGCGTTGCCGCTGTCCGGCGAAGCACCGATTGCCCACGTCACGCCGAAGGCCGCCACCTGGGCCGACACGGCGAAGGTGGCCGCGGCCACCGGCGAGCCGCGCTGGAAAGTGTGGTGGCGTGAAGTCACGACCGGCATCGGCCAGCAGTTGACGAGCCTCGTGCAGGTGCGCCGCATCGACAACGCCGACGCCATGCTCGTCACGCCCGATCAAGGCTACTTCGTGCGCGAGAATCTGAAGCTGCGTTTGCTGTCGGCGCGGCTTGCACTGCTCTCGCGCAACCAGACCACGCTGAAGTCCGATCTGCAGGCGGCGCAGGCCGCGCTCACGCGCTATTTCGACGGCACGTCGAAGAAAACGCAGACCGTGAGCGATCTGGTCAAGCAGGTGGATGCGGGCTCGGCCGCCGTTGAACTGCCGAATCTGAACACCAGCCTGCAGGCCGTCAATCAATACCGGAGCCGAGGTTAA